Part of the Rhodopirellula islandica genome is shown below.
TATCACCTGCCACCGGCCCAAGGACTGTACAACCCTGAGCACGAAAAGGATGCGTGTGGCGTCGGATTCGTTGCCCATATCAAAGGGGCTCCCAGTCATCAAATCGTGATCGATGCCGACACGATTCTGCAAAACATGGATCACCGCGGAGCATGCGGTTGCGAACCGAACACCGGTGACGGATCGGGGATCATGTGTGGCTTGCCTCATAAGTTTCTGCAAAAGGTTGCCAAGGCTGATCTCGGTGTGGAACTGCCCGAAGAAGGAAAATTCGCCGCCGGATTGATCTTCTTGCCAACCGATGATGCGGAGCGGAAAACCTGCAAGGAAACCATCGCGCGTCTCATCGAAGAGACTGGGCAAAATTTGATCGGTTGGCGGGATGTGCCTCAAGAAACCGATGCCGCTGACGTCGGGCCAACCGCTCGTCAAAGCGAACCTCGCATTGAGCAGTTGTTCGTCGGTGCGGCGGATGGACTTTCCAACGAAGAGTTTGAACGTCAGCTCTACTTGATCCGCAAGCAAGCCAGTCACGAACTGCGCGGCGGCACCAAGATCGAACAAGCGTTGATGTTCTACGTCTGTTCGTTGTCGACCAAGGTCATCATCTACAAGGGGATGCTCACGCCTGCCCAGGTGATGCCGTATTTCCCCGATTTGCGTGACGAGGATTTCGAAACGCACTTGGCGATGGTCCACAGCCGTTTCTCGACGAACACGTTCCCCAGTTGGGACCGTGCTCAGCCCCTGCGTTTCATGAGCCACAACGGCGAAATCAACACGCTCCGCGGCAACGCCAACTGGATGCGTGCTCGCGAAGGCACGGCCGCCAGTGAAATTTACGGCGATGAACTGAAGAAGTTGTTCCCCGTTGTCGAGCCTCACTTGAGCGACTCGGGTACCTTCGACAATGTGCTTGAGTTCTTGTTGATGAACGGCCGCACGCTGCAAGAAGCCATCATGATGATGGTGCCCGAAGCTTGGCAAAAGCACGAAACCATGCCCGAAGAAAAGCGTGCTTTCTATGAGTACTTCAGCTGCCTGATGGAGCCTTGGGACGGCCCCGCGTCGATTGCCTTCACCGACGGGAAGTGCATCGGTGCGACGCTGGACCGAAACGGTTTGCGTCCCAGTCGTTACTACATCACGCACGACGATCGCGTGATCATGGCCAGCGAAGTGGGCGTGTTGCCGGTTGACCCCTCGATCGTTCGTGAAAAAGGTCGCCTGCAGCCGGGCAAGATGTTCTTGATTGACTTCGAAGCGGGACGCCTGATCCCCGATGAAGAACTCAAGGCCGACTTCGCTCGCAAAAAGCCTTATGGCAAATGGCTCAAGCAACAACGCATTCGGTTGGCAGACCTGCACCCTGAAGCCGAGGGGCACGGGTTCGACGGCGAGACGTTGCTGCCACGCATGCAAGCGTTTGGCTACACCGCCGAAACGATGAACTTCATGCTCCGTCCGTTGGTGGAGCAACTGCGTGACCCCGTCGGTTCGATGGGCAATGACTCGGCGCTGGCCTGTTTGTCCGACAAACCGCGGATGATCTACGATTACTTCAAGCAATTGTTCGCCCAGGTGACCAACCCCGCGATCGATTCGATTCGCGAAGAAGTCATCATGTCGCTGGAATGCTACATCGGCCCCGAGCAGAACTTGCTGGCAGCGACGCCGGAGCACTGTCACCGGTTGTTGATCGATCATCCGATTCTGACCAACGAAGAAGTCGCGGCTCTCAAGCACGTGGACCACGAGCGTTGGCATAGCCGCGTGATTGACACCACGTTTGATCGCGCCGACGGCAAAGCTGGTCTGACACAGACGCTCGACCGAATTTGTGCCGAAGCTGAAGCCGCTGTCGACGAAGGTTTGCAGATCATCGTCCTGAGCGATCGCAACGTGTCGCACGATCGTGTGCCTGTCAGCATGCTGTTGGCAACCGGTGCGGTTCACCATCACTTGGTCGCCAAGGCCAAGCGAACTCGAGTGGGCATCGCCGTTGAAACCGGTGAAGCTCGCGAGGTGCACCATCACTGCTTGTTGATTGGCTACGGTGCTGATGCGATCAACCCGTACCTGGCGTTCGAAGCCCTGTGGCAAGCCCACCGCGACGGATTGATGTCCTCGACATTGGACGACGACAAAATCGTCGCCGCGTATCGCAAGGCTGTCGCCAAGGGCATGCTGAAAGTCATGGCCAAGATGGGCATCAGCACCCTGCAGAGTTACAAGGGGGCTCAGATTTTCGAAGCCTTGGGCATCCGTGATGAAGTCATCAAACGCTGCTTCGTCGGCACCGCCAGCCGTATTCAAGGGGTGACCTTCGACGTCATCGCAGAAGAAACGCTGCGTCGTCACAAACTGGGCTTCCCGGACAAGAATTCGGATCGTCTGACTCAATTGCCAAACCTAGGTGAATTCCACTGGCGCGCCGAAGGTGAAAAGCACGCTTGGAGTCCTCAGGCAATCAGCACCTTGCAAAATGCCGCTCGCAACAACAACGAAGACGCGTACTGGAAGTTCTCGCACGAAATCAACGAGGACAACCGAACCCGCTGCACGTTGCGTGGTTTGTTGGACTTCAAAGAAGGCGTCGGCGGCCCCGCGTTGCCTCTGGATGAAGTCCAATCCGCTCAGGACATCGTCAAGCGGTTCTGCACCGGTGCGATGAGCCTCGGCAGCATCAGTGCGGAATCGCACGAGACGCTCGCCATCGCGATGAACCGCTTGGGTGGCAAGAGCAACACGGGCGAAGGTGGCGAAGACCCCAAACGCTTCCAACCGCTTCCCAACGGCGACACCAAGCGATCTGCCATCAAGCAAATTGCATCGGGACGCTTTGGTGTCACGATTGAATACTTGACCAACGCGGACGAGTTGCAAATCAAGGTTTCGCAAGGTGCCAAGCCTGGCGAAGGTGGTGAGTTGCCCGGCAAAAAGGTCGACAACTACATCGCCAACATTCGCTACAGCACACCCGGCGTGGGGCTGATCAGTCCTCCGCCTCACCACGACATTTATTCGATCGAGGATTTGGCTCAGCTGATCCATGATTTGAAGAACAGCAACCCATCGGCACGCGTCAGCGTGAAGTTGGTTAGCGAAGTGGGGGTGGGTGTGATTGCATCCGGCGTTGCCAAGGCACACGCCGACCACATCCTGATCTCCGGTGACACCGGCGGAACCGGGGCATCGCCACTGACCAGCATCAAGCACGCTGGATTGCCGTGGGAACTCGGGATCGCTGAAACGCACCAGGTCTTGGTGCTCAACGACCTGCGCAGCCGCGTGGTGTTGCAAACCGACGGTGGCTTGAAAACCGGACGTGACGTTGTCATCGCAGCGTTGCTGGGTGCCGAAGAGTTCGGTTTCTCAACCGCACCGTTGATCACGCTCGGTTGCATCATGATGCGGAAGTGTCACTTGAACACTTGCCCCGTTGGCATCGCGACTCAGGACCCTGAGCTCCGCAAAATGTTCTCGGGCAAACCTGAGCACGTGGTGAACTACCTGTTCTTGGTTGCCGAGGAAGCTCGCCGCATCATGGCACGACTCGGTTTCCGCACGATCGATGAAATGGTTGGCCGCAGCGATGTGTTGTCGACCGATGACGCGATCAAACACTGGAAGAGCGATGGGTTGGATCTGACCTCCGTGCTCAGTCCCGCGCAGCGTCCTCACGACAAGGTCGAAGTGATCTGCACGCGTGGCCAAGATCACGGTTTGGAAAAATCGCTCGACATGACCAAGTTGGTCGCCGAAGCGATGCCAGCCATCGAAAACGGCGAATCCGTCCGCATCACGTCGCCGATCATCAATATCAACCGGACCGTCGGAACGATTCTGTCGCACGAGATTGCCAAGCGGCACGGACAAACCGGTTTGCCCGATGACACCATCCACATCGATCTGACTGGTTCAGCAGGGCAAAGCCTCGGTGCTTTCCTTGCTCACGGTGTCACGATTGAACTGGAAGGTGACGCGAACGATTACGTCGGCAAGGGATTGTCGGGCGGACGCATCATGGTCTACCCGCCTCGCGAAAGCACCTTCGACGCGGCCAACGAAATCATCGTTGGCAACGTGTGCTTGTACGGTGCGACCAGCGGCGAAGCGTACTTCAGCGGCCGCGCCGCAGAGCGTTTCTGCGTTCGAAACAGTGGTGCACGCACCGTTGTCGAAGGCGTGGGGGACCACGGGTGCGAATACATGACCGGTGGACGAGTGGTCTGCCTCGGCGAGACCGGACGCAACTTTGCGGCTGGGATGTCGGGCGGCATCGCTTACATCTGGGACCGCAAGGGTGACTTCAATCTTCACTGCAATCTGGCCACCGTTGAGTTGGAAAAGATCGAAGACGAAGCGGAGCTCGCGGATGTCAAAGGCATGATCCAGAAGCACCACGACTACACCAAGAGTGCGTTGGCTGCGGAAGCTTTGGCGGACTTTGACACGTTTGTGTCGCAGTGCGTCAAAGTCATGCCCACGGACTACAAACGCGTGCTGGCCGAAATGGCTGCCGAGAAAGACGCGGTCAGCGTCTGAGAGTGACGGCAAACATCGCTTGATTGAGAAGCGAGTGAAAACGATCGGGCGAAGCAATTCGCTTTGCCCGGCACGCGTGGCCATCGCCGCGAAAACCCCATCCCACATCCACCGAACACATCACCCCATTTTGAGGACTCTGCCATGGGCAAGCCCACTGGATTCAAGGAATACGATCGCGAAAAAGTGGCTTGGCGTCTGCCTGTCATCCGGATCAACGATTACGACGAGATCTACACCGAACCCAAGACTGAGCACCTGCAACGTCAGGGCGCTCGCTGCATGGACTGTGGCGTTCCGTTTTGTCAGTCGGCCACTGGTTGCCCGATCGACAACTTGATTCCCGAGTGGAACGACCTGGTCTACAACAATCGCTGGAAAGAAGCGATCGAGCGTCTGCACAAGACCAACAACTTCCCCGAGTTCACCGGCCGCGTTTGCCCGGCGCCTTGTGAGGGCTCGTGCGTCCTGGGAATCACCAACCCGCCTGTGACGATCAAGAACATCGAAAACGCGATTGTCGATCGTGCCTGGGAAGAAGGTTGGATCGTTGCGGAACCGCCCGAAGAACGAACGGGCAAAAAGGTCGCTGTCATCGGCAGTGGTCCCGCCGGTTTGACCGCCGCGGATCAGCTGAACAAAGCCGGCCACTTGGTCACTGTCTTCGAACGAGCCGATCGCATCGGTGGTTTGTTGCAGTACGGCATTCCCAACATGAAGTTGTCGAAGAAAGCGATCCAGCGTCGCGTCGACAAAATGACCGAGGAAGGCGTGACCTTCAAAACCGGCGTGAATGTTGGCAAAGACATCTCGCCCAAGGACTTGCAGAGCGAGTTCGATGCTGTGCTGCTGGCCTGTGGTGCCACCAAGCCACGTGACCTGCCCATCTCGGGGCGCGAAGCCAAGGGCGTGCATTTCGCGATGGACTTCCTGACCTCCAACACCAAGCAACGTGTGCATGGTGACAATCTGGCGGCCGAGTTCATCAGTGCCGAAGGCAAGGATGTGATCGTCATCGGCGGTGGTGACACCGGGACCGACTGCATCGGAACCAGCCTCCGTCACGGTTGCCGCAGCATGGTCAACTTCGAGTTGCTGCCCCAGCCACCCGCCGAGCGTGCCGCCGACAACCCGTGGCCAGAATGGCCCCGTGTCTTCCGTGTCGATTACGGTCACGAAGAAGCTGAAGCGAAGTTCGGCAAGGACCCTCGCGAATATCAGATCCTCAGCAAAGAGTACCTGGTCGACGACGAAGGCAAGCTGAAAGGCATCAAGACCGTCAACGTCGAATGGACGAAGAACGACGAAGGCGGCTGGCAAATGGCCGAAGTCGAAGGCAGCGAGAAAGAGTGGCCA
Proteins encoded:
- the gltB gene encoding glutamate synthase large subunit; the encoded protein is MTKQPLYHLPPAQGLYNPEHEKDACGVGFVAHIKGAPSHQIVIDADTILQNMDHRGACGCEPNTGDGSGIMCGLPHKFLQKVAKADLGVELPEEGKFAAGLIFLPTDDAERKTCKETIARLIEETGQNLIGWRDVPQETDAADVGPTARQSEPRIEQLFVGAADGLSNEEFERQLYLIRKQASHELRGGTKIEQALMFYVCSLSTKVIIYKGMLTPAQVMPYFPDLRDEDFETHLAMVHSRFSTNTFPSWDRAQPLRFMSHNGEINTLRGNANWMRAREGTAASEIYGDELKKLFPVVEPHLSDSGTFDNVLEFLLMNGRTLQEAIMMMVPEAWQKHETMPEEKRAFYEYFSCLMEPWDGPASIAFTDGKCIGATLDRNGLRPSRYYITHDDRVIMASEVGVLPVDPSIVREKGRLQPGKMFLIDFEAGRLIPDEELKADFARKKPYGKWLKQQRIRLADLHPEAEGHGFDGETLLPRMQAFGYTAETMNFMLRPLVEQLRDPVGSMGNDSALACLSDKPRMIYDYFKQLFAQVTNPAIDSIREEVIMSLECYIGPEQNLLAATPEHCHRLLIDHPILTNEEVAALKHVDHERWHSRVIDTTFDRADGKAGLTQTLDRICAEAEAAVDEGLQIIVLSDRNVSHDRVPVSMLLATGAVHHHLVAKAKRTRVGIAVETGEAREVHHHCLLIGYGADAINPYLAFEALWQAHRDGLMSSTLDDDKIVAAYRKAVAKGMLKVMAKMGISTLQSYKGAQIFEALGIRDEVIKRCFVGTASRIQGVTFDVIAEETLRRHKLGFPDKNSDRLTQLPNLGEFHWRAEGEKHAWSPQAISTLQNAARNNNEDAYWKFSHEINEDNRTRCTLRGLLDFKEGVGGPALPLDEVQSAQDIVKRFCTGAMSLGSISAESHETLAIAMNRLGGKSNTGEGGEDPKRFQPLPNGDTKRSAIKQIASGRFGVTIEYLTNADELQIKVSQGAKPGEGGELPGKKVDNYIANIRYSTPGVGLISPPPHHDIYSIEDLAQLIHDLKNSNPSARVSVKLVSEVGVGVIASGVAKAHADHILISGDTGGTGASPLTSIKHAGLPWELGIAETHQVLVLNDLRSRVVLQTDGGLKTGRDVVIAALLGAEEFGFSTAPLITLGCIMMRKCHLNTCPVGIATQDPELRKMFSGKPEHVVNYLFLVAEEARRIMARLGFRTIDEMVGRSDVLSTDDAIKHWKSDGLDLTSVLSPAQRPHDKVEVICTRGQDHGLEKSLDMTKLVAEAMPAIENGESVRITSPIININRTVGTILSHEIAKRHGQTGLPDDTIHIDLTGSAGQSLGAFLAHGVTIELEGDANDYVGKGLSGGRIMVYPPRESTFDAANEIIVGNVCLYGATSGEAYFSGRAAERFCVRNSGARTVVEGVGDHGCEYMTGGRVVCLGETGRNFAAGMSGGIAYIWDRKGDFNLHCNLATVELEKIEDEAELADVKGMIQKHHDYTKSALAAEALADFDTFVSQCVKVMPTDYKRVLAEMAAEKDAVSV
- a CDS encoding glutamate synthase subunit beta — its product is MGKPTGFKEYDREKVAWRLPVIRINDYDEIYTEPKTEHLQRQGARCMDCGVPFCQSATGCPIDNLIPEWNDLVYNNRWKEAIERLHKTNNFPEFTGRVCPAPCEGSCVLGITNPPVTIKNIENAIVDRAWEEGWIVAEPPEERTGKKVAVIGSGPAGLTAADQLNKAGHLVTVFERADRIGGLLQYGIPNMKLSKKAIQRRVDKMTEEGVTFKTGVNVGKDISPKDLQSEFDAVLLACGATKPRDLPISGREAKGVHFAMDFLTSNTKQRVHGDNLAAEFISAEGKDVIVIGGGDTGTDCIGTSLRHGCRSMVNFELLPQPPAERAADNPWPEWPRVFRVDYGHEEAEAKFGKDPREYQILSKEYLVDDEGKLKGIKTVNVEWTKNDEGGWQMAEVEGSEKEWPAQLILLAMGFLGPEQTVAEAIGLETDARSNFQAEHGNYATNIDGVFAAGDCRRGQSLVVWAINEGRGAARAIDIFLEGSSNLPAPGQTMGTSMSAV